CTTTTTCCAGTGCCTTTTCAGCTTGATTCTTTCCTGTCTTTGACTCTCAGCCTGGTATTATGAAGTGCTGCATTTCAAAACACCTCCACAAACAATGCATTGATTACTGAATTCACAAAGCTGCATGATTTCCCAATGACACTGAGGTCATTACTGGTATGGTTTCAGGGGGGCCAGGCTAGTTTTACAGTACCAATCCAGGGTTCCAAAGAGAGGGTCTTTAGGAACCTGAAGGACTGGGGAGGGGCAGAACAGAGGGATCAGtattttctcccattttctgACATGCTCTATAAAAGCCAGGAGGACCAGAAGCCGtcttttcctgctctcttcttccttgctgctttgctgcagaggTCTTAGAGAGAGGTTCCTGTTTTGTCATCCACTTGCCACTTTGCTCTGCAGGATCCAAATTCATTGGGTGCTGGAAAGAGCTGGACCCCCCTCCTAGGTCAGGTGTGCTGCAAGGGACTCTGAGACCCTTTTCTCTGAGATTACCAAGAAAAGGTTTCCATATATTTGTTCCTCATCCATTCCCtgttccagttttaatttccagccTTTAAGTCTGTCCTCCATATTTCCCTTTATGTCCCTTTTGAGGCTGGAGGGGGACAACAGAAAGCAATGCAGTTCTCcattggttttttgttttgttttttttttgttcacccTGACTactaaacagagaaaattacATGCAGAAGCTTGTGGTCAGCTACAgtcttccagaaaataaaacattttccataCCCATGAAAGGTAAGAAACCTGTGAGATTACTATAGCAACCGTTTCTTCTGCTTGATCTCAGCAACATCTAGAGCTCTCACTTCACAAATGCAGAAAACCAGACAGATCTGATGACCAGTGTTGCACTCTGTTAGTAGCTCTGTGTCCTAGCTTCAGTCCTTCTCATGACAGTGCTGTTCATATCTGTGTAGCTACTACAGAGACCTAGTCTTCCTTTAAATATTAAGTGACAACTCAGAGTATCCCAATTGCTTCACAATTTAAGATTTCTAGACACACGAGACTGCTAAGACCAAGTTAATAGTCATacacaaaatcaaaacattacTCACGTAGCTTTGCACTGAACACACTCATAGGTGAATTTGTAATTAATCTCATAGCTGTGGCATCGTGTTACTACTGGCAGTTCTGGATGAATCACTGATGATTTTTTGGCATAGAATCTCCAGAATTGTCCATGCCCATCACGAACACCATTGATCAACCAGGTGGCTGCATGGCAAACCTCATGAACCAGAGTGTCTCGAAGACGAACTTCAGGTAAGGCAAACAAAAGACATTAAGATGAGTAAAGTATGAAGAAATACAGACTTTCATCCCTGGTCATTGCTTCAGACCTTTGACACTTGTTCTTTATTAAGGTTCAGAAGTTATTTTAGAGGTTGCCATTACCAATAATTTGAGAAGATAAAATTCTCATGCTTCCTGATGCCGagtctaaaccttccctgacaCAGCTTTGAACCATTACATCTTATCATTGGGTATCAGAAAGAGGAGATTTGCATCTCCTTCTCCACTCCCCCTTCTAGATACCTGTAGAGAACACTGAGATATCCCCTAAGCCTCTAGTTCTGCAAACTAGACAAGCCCTAAGTCCTCAGGTGCTCCGCACAGGACatgccttccagccctttcaccagctttgttgcccttctctgcacttAACATCCTTCTTAGATTGTGGGGCCCACAACTGCATGCACCACTCAAGGTAAAGCTGCACAAAGGccaaatacagcaaaataataATCACTTTTCACCAGCTGGTTATACTGTGCTTCATGCACCCTAGGATGCAGTTTGCCCTCTTGGGTGCCAGAGCACAAAGCTGATCTGTATTGAGCCTTCTGCAGACCAGAACCTCCAGATCCCTTTCTTTAAGACTGACCTCCAGCCATTCTTTGTCAGTTTATACTTGTGCTTGGCATTACTCCATCCCAGGGGCAGAATCCAGCATTTGGACTTGTTGGATTTCATCCCATTTATCACTGTCCAATGCTCCAAACTGTCTAGATTCCTCTGCAAGACATCTTGCCCCCAAAAGAGAATCAACAGCACCTCCCAATTTGGTATCAAACTTGCTAAAGGTGCATTCAACTCCTGCATCCAGATCTCTAACAAATTGATGACAACTACTACCACTAGTGTATTAATTTATTCAAGGTAATGTGAAATTTCAAACCAGGGTACAGTTTCCAAGGCCTCAGattcatgttcttttttctaGAGCTTGCTTTGTCAATGAAGAATCAGTGTTATCTTCTACCTACCTGCAGAGTCACAGACTTTCTCAGAAAGCTCTATGCGAGCATAACGGTTTGCTTCAGGACCTTTTGTCTGCCCAGTTACACAATACCCTGCtgtttttctcatcttcttATTCCAGATTATCACCATTTTCTCTGgtaactgaaaaacaaaactgtacaTGTAATCTGCCCTCTCCTACCTCCCCTTGTCTTCTTCTGGTCCTCTGGCTTCCCCTTACATATTTTCTACAAAGCCAGTACAGGATATCACTTAGCACCATTAACACAGCTGTC
This genomic stretch from Calypte anna isolate BGI_N300 chromosome 4, bCalAnn1_v1.p, whole genome shotgun sequence harbors:
- the GCNA gene encoding acidic repeat-containing protein → MVIIWNKKMRKTAGYCVTGQTKGPEANRYARIELSEKVCDSAVRLRDTLVHEVCHAATWLINGVRDGHGQFWRFYAKKSSVIHPELPVVTRCHSYEINYKFTYECVQCKATIGRHSKSLDTKHFVCAFCGGQLVLSQPARKDGTPARTQLTPFAKHVKENYALVKREQDGLSHAEVMRKLSADFALKTKLQDSL